The DNA window AAGCAGATTCTTGGCAATGGCCCCTGTGAGGTCATCATATGCTGCCCAGTCATCGAGCAGGGATTTATCACTAACATCCAGCGCATTTAAAGCCTTACCTGCATTATGCCAGGCTTCCTTTTGATCGATCAGCGCTTCAAAACGATCAAATTCCTCTGACCAGTAGTCGCCTTCGGGTAATTTAGTACTGAGCGTGTTGAGCTCAGTCGCGGCATCTTCAAAGCGCTCTTGATGCGTGAGCCAGTTGATATAGGCCATGTGCTTGCTATGCCCCATATTGCGGGTCATGTAATGCTCGATAGAATCTGCTAGATAGCCATTGGGGTCAAACAAAAAGCTACGTAAAATGCGGCTATTGAGCACTTCCATACGCCCTTGTATTGCGCCCATTTCAGCTTCAAGAATCCCAAGCGGGGTCTCCTGATCCCAGTTGGCCACAATCAGATCGATTGCATTCTGATCGAGGGGATTGGGAATCTCGTATTGCAGCTGATCAATAATGTCTCCACTTTGGGTGGCGTCGGGGTTGGCTAGAGCCACTTCAAGCAAAAGCGCATCGGGCAAAACACCGATATTGGCTGCTTCCATAAAAGCATCTTTCGATAGCGGGGAGTTGGTCAAAAGCTCGTTACGCAAGTTCCAGGCATCCCCTGTCCAGCTGGCCTGAATATCTGCCAAAAGCTGAGGGGTTGAACCACCATCTACCAACTGACTACGGTTATAGAATAAATTGGCATAGGCAGTGTCTAGTGAAGCATACTCAGAATTATTGGCAGAGCGGGCCGCTTCCTGATTGGTGCTGGTATCTATAGGGTTGCCACCACCTAGTTCTTCAAATGAGGAAGGACATTGGTTAAATTGTGCTTGAGGCACTGGATTAAACCAAACTGGCGTTGTGTGATTAGGTTGATTGACTTGATCCTGATAATAATTAACAACATTTAACACCGCCACCTTATAATGACTTTCGCTCTGAATCCCAACTGGATCAAATTTATTACCTGCAGAATTTCCGCTGGCTCCTTGGGAGGACCTGATACCTGAAATAGCAGCAGAATAGTTCGTTGAAGGACTTACCACAAAATCAAAGGCATTGCTGTTCATGCTATCGCATTTGAATTCAAGGCCTTGATCTGGTTCCGCTATGTTCCAATTAATCGCTTCTCCAATCATGGCCAAATGCATTTCGGTTAACGTATTTAGGTAGACCTCGTTGGAGGCTGTGCCAGAGTTAAAAATACGAATGCCATAGGCGGGATTTTCCATATCAGGAGCCTTTGCTATATGATTCCCTTCAATATGATAGCCGGTAGAGGTAAAAGAGGTAATGGCGGTGGAAATTCCTAGATTTTCAATTCGCCCAACAGAAATGTTATTGCGAGTTATCTCAGCTTGATTAAGCCCTGATAGCATAATGGCATAGTCAAGTGTATCAAAATCACTTTGATCCACTATCACCGTCTTTTCCGAACCTGTGCCACTAGCGTGTACTCCCAAATGTAAATTATAGAAAGTGGAACGCTTGGCATTTACAGAGGTAGATTTAGGAATCACAGCGATGGACGCATCGAAGGCAATAATTCCTGCGCCTCCTTTAAGGTTGGGCCGGAAATCTGTAGTCTCATTTCTAAATGAGCATCCTTTTACCTTGATCTGCCCTATATTGGAAAGTCCAATAAAGCGGTTAAAATCAGCGCTACCAGTAACGGAGTCAATAACAAAATCATCATTGACCAAAAAATCGCAATTAATGAAATAACTCAAATCACCCACAAATGTCAGGGAATCAGTGGCTAGAGTATTTTGAAAATTACACATGTTTACAGAATAAGAGTTATTCAAAAACTTGGAATCAACAGCTCTAATAATCCCTCCAAAGTGAATGGAGTCTCCTGAATTCGGCCCTGAGGAAACGATATGATAATTTCGAATTCCATGAGCAGAACGTTCAATAACAGCACCATTTTTTAATTCAACGATTCCTGAAGTCAAAGCATTTTGGGGCTGACCAGGCGTACCCCAAACTTCGATACCACGCCAAAAGCCCTCTCCACAATGATCATTGTCAACCGAGCTAATCCGCCCACCATCAAGGTTGAGTTTTCCACCTTGCTCTACTATGATTTTGGCATCGTGTTGCATAAAGAGCTCGCATGTGACTGTGACTGTGGCACCGTCTTTTATTATCATGTTTTGGTAGATACGACTATTATCATCGAATAGTCTATCTGAACTAATTATCAAATCCGGGTTAATAGGATAGCACTCGTAGACAGCATTTCTTACGTTAGTAATAGCAACACTTCTATTAACTTGAGCTACTTGTAAATCGTATAAGGTATTTCTGGGGTCCCCTCCACCGTTTTGATTTTGAATATTTTGAGGGCATTGATTGGCATGACCTAATCCAAAGTTATGACCAAATTCGTGTAACCAGCCCCTTCGATCATGCTTCCACCCCGGCGGGCAATATGCAGGGCAACAAGCATTTATTGAATCTGCCTTAAATCCTCCGCTGCAGTGATATCCGTTTTGTTTGGCTACCCACCGGTCGAACATATCATCTGTGATAAATCCATTTAGTACATCCATATCCCTTTGTGGAGTAAATGCGCAGGCTCTTCCATCTAAAACCGTATCAAACCCAAGAAGATTGATAGAATCAAATTGTAATACCCATCGCTTGTAACCGATTTCTGATCCAGTGATGTACACATTTATTGCATCATTTTTAATGTTATTATGTGCAGCATAGTTAATGAAATAGGCACGAGCCAAATCTCTATGATCACAGACATATTTATTATCTCTATTCCACATAGCTGAATCAATGATTTCAATTTTATCGTGAATTCGAAACCGGACACGCACATCTTGAAATACATTTATTTTACCATCAGGTGTCCATGAAAGACCACCATTACCACCTCCTTCCCAATTACATTTCGTGCTATCAGCTTCATTAATGAAAGCCAAATTTGAATAGCGCCTATTGAGATCAATGGAAATGCTGTCTAAAAAATTACTGTGTACAGGGTTTGAAAGATCGAAGTTTTTTTGTTTGGTACTGTCTTCATGAAAAATGACCAGCCGAATGTTTAAAGTACGGATGGGTAAAGTCGTATCGACAGTCACTGTTGTATCTGGCAGGTATTTTCTAAGCTCTGAAACAGAGGCTATATAGGCTGGAGAATTATTGCATGTTAGCATAAAGTTAAAATTCTCCACATCTGCAGAGTCCAATCCACAACCCCAATCCATAGGCGAATCTTGAGAAATTCCCATGAAAGGGACTATTGTTAAAAAGGAGAAAAGGAGTACAATAAAAGTTTTCATAACATATATAATTTAAATTGAACATAACATACCCGTTATAATTGTTGATTTGGGTGATCGTCATGCCTCAATTTCCATTACTGTCATGAGATGGGAGGCGATAAGGTCTTAGAAATTTTTATGAACCTTTATCTTAAATTTAGTTGATAAATTAAGTATGTCAATAACTATAGGAACTTTTAACAAACATTAACTAAATCTAAAAATTGATTTCTGGAAAACCTTATAATATAATTTAACCTTTTTTAAGTGAAAAATTATAGTTGAAGAATAATCTTATTAGATATTGTTTCCCCAATCGATAAAGAAGAGGTAGCAGCAGGAGAGGGGGCATTACAGACATTTAAAACTCTTTTGCTTTCCAAAATCATAAAATCATCTAACAAGCCACCTTCCTTATCGCAGGCTTGTGCTCTTACTCCGGCACCACCGGGAATCAGGTCATCGGATTGTACTTCCGGAATTAATTTCTGCAAGGCTTTGGTAAAAGCGGCTTTTGAATAGCTTCTGTAAAATTCACCAATGCCGGTTTTCCAGTATTTAAAAGCCACCTTTTGAAAACCCGGCCAGGTGAGTGTTTCAAAAAACTCCGAAAGATTGACATCTGATTTTTTATAACCTTCGCGGGCATAGGCCAACACCGCGTTGGGGCCTGCCTCTACACCACCGCCTATCATTCTTGTAAAATGCACACCCAGAAATGGAAACGCAGGATCGGGAACCGGGTAGATTAAATGCTTGACAAGGTATC is part of the Hyphobacterium sp. CCMP332 genome and encodes:
- a CDS encoding T9SS type A sorting domain-containing protein, with protein sequence MKTFIVLLFSFLTIVPFMGISQDSPMDWGCGLDSADVENFNFMLTCNNSPAYIASVSELRKYLPDTTVTVDTTLPIRTLNIRLVIFHEDSTKQKNFDLSNPVHSNFLDSISIDLNRRYSNLAFINEADSTKCNWEGGGNGGLSWTPDGKINVFQDVRVRFRIHDKIEIIDSAMWNRDNKYVCDHRDLARAYFINYAAHNNIKNDAINVYITGSEIGYKRWVLQFDSINLLGFDTVLDGRACAFTPQRDMDVLNGFITDDMFDRWVAKQNGYHCSGGFKADSINACCPAYCPPGWKHDRRGWLHEFGHNFGLGHANQCPQNIQNQNGGGDPRNTLYDLQVAQVNRSVAITNVRNAVYECYPINPDLIISSDRLFDDNSRIYQNMIIKDGATVTVTCELFMQHDAKIIVEQGGKLNLDGGRISSVDNDHCGEGFWRGIEVWGTPGQPQNALTSGIVELKNGAVIERSAHGIRNYHIVSSGPNSGDSIHFGGIIRAVDSKFLNNSYSVNMCNFQNTLATDSLTFVGDLSYFINCDFLVNDDFVIDSVTGSADFNRFIGLSNIGQIKVKGCSFRNETTDFRPNLKGGAGIIAFDASIAVIPKSTSVNAKRSTFYNLHLGVHASGTGSEKTVIVDQSDFDTLDYAIMLSGLNQAEITRNNISVGRIENLGISTAITSFTSTGYHIEGNHIAKAPDMENPAYGIRIFNSGTASNEVYLNTLTEMHLAMIGEAINWNIAEPDQGLEFKCDSMNSNAFDFVVSPSTNYSAAISGIRSSQGASGNSAGNKFDPVGIQSESHYKVAVLNVVNYYQDQVNQPNHTTPVWFNPVPQAQFNQCPSSFEELGGGNPIDTSTNQEAARSANNSEYASLDTAYANLFYNRSQLVDGGSTPQLLADIQASWTGDAWNLRNELLTNSPLSKDAFMEAANIGVLPDALLLEVALANPDATQSGDIIDQLQYEIPNPLDQNAIDLIVANWDQETPLGILEAEMGAIQGRMEVLNSRILRSFLFDPNGYLADSIEHYMTRNMGHSKHMAYINWLTHQERFEDAATELNTLSTKLPEGDYWSEEFDRFEALIDQKEAWHNAGKALNALDVSDKSLLDDWAAYDDLTGAIAKNLLMVNFGEFFYLPEIDLGEGAKRASFTGTTAEQLFQAKVYPNPAESYVSFSFSGTLGEDIALSIIDVNGRRLKQWNIKSKAPVKTISTENLPSGLYYYKAISGEQIIAGKLSIIK